In Syntrophorhabdaceae bacterium, the DNA window TCGTGGTTAATGTGTGTCGGTTGTGATCTCATTACTATTTGTTGATATCGAAATCTCCTTCGAGGAGTTCGGTCAATACCCCGTGGAGCTTATTGGGGTGATGTACAAAGGCATACCGGTTCCCGAAGAGCTCCCGCGGGGTATCATCGATGAGCTTCACATTCTTGCCCCTCAGCTCCTGCATAGCCTTCGAAAGATCGTCTACCTTATAGGATATGAGAAAGGCGCCCTCCCCCCTGCTGTCGATAAATTTAGCAACGTCCCCGTCCGGGGAGGTCGATTCCATAAACTCTACGGCTACCTCTCCTATGTAATACCGGGCTACCTTGATCTTCTCTGATTCTGCAACATATTCGAATGTCGGTATCAGGCTGAAATGATCCTTGTATATCTTTTTCGTTGCTTCAAGGTCTTTTACTGCAAAACAGATGTGGTCGATCTTTTCTATCTTCATCTTTCAACACCTCGCGTCATCGCTATTTTTATGTTCTATTATGAATAACTATTTAATAATACATTGAAATAACGAATTTAACCACAAATAATCTTCTCTGATAAATTTTAAAAATGTATACAGTATACAATACAGATAAAAAATATATGCAATTCTATTTTTTGTCAACTAAATTATTTGCACAAAAAAACAGAAATTGTGGTACAATATTACATACACAGAAAGCAAAGTTATTTATGGTTGATAATAAAATTAATGAGTACTATAATAATGTTGAAGTAAAGCTTGAAGATATAGTAGACAAACTATTGAAATCAAAAGTTAATGACCATGATAACATCCTCCTTAATGTACAGCACCTTATAGAAAAGGTGTTCATCGGGTCAGCCATGAAACTATCCGATAATAATGTTTCGAAGGCATCGAAATTGCTGGGTATTAACAGGAACACCCTGAGCAAGAAGGTTAAGGAAGCTCAGAATACAAACCGCCGGCCTCAGAAAAAATC includes these proteins:
- a CDS encoding VOC family protein; translated protein: MKIEKIDHICFAVKDLEATKKIYKDHFSLIPTFEYVAESEKIKVARYYIGEVAVEFMESTSPDGDVAKFIDSRGEGAFLISYKVDDLSKAMQELRGKNVKLIDDTPRELFGNRYAFVHHPNKLHGVLTELLEGDFDINK
- a CDS encoding helix-turn-helix domain-containing protein, translated to MVDNKINEYYNNVEVKLEDIVDKLLKSKVNDHDNILLNVQHLIEKVFIGSAMKLSDNNVSKASKLLGINRNTLSKKVKEAQNTNRRPQKKS